Proteins encoded together in one Schumannella luteola window:
- a CDS encoding inositol monophosphatase family protein codes for MTDYSLADDLAVALSLAAEADLVSLDRYRAADLDVSLKADRTHVTDADTRVEKVIREQLEAVRPGDAIFGEEFGGELGDGRVWVLDPIDGTANFLRGVPIWGTLIALVIDGVPQVGVVSSPALGRRWWGATGHGAFVQQQDEAPRRIQVSDVATLGEANISYNSFQGWDAEGRLEQLTALNRAVWRSRAIGDIWSYMLVAEGAVDMAGEYDLKPWDLAPIAPIVREAGGRFTSLDGGDDLGAGSALATNGRVHDAVLAITAR; via the coding sequence ATGACCGACTACAGCCTCGCCGACGACCTCGCCGTCGCGCTCTCCCTCGCCGCCGAAGCCGACCTGGTCTCGCTCGATCGCTACCGCGCCGCCGACCTCGACGTGTCGCTCAAGGCCGACCGCACGCACGTGACGGATGCGGACACGCGGGTCGAGAAGGTCATCCGCGAGCAGCTCGAGGCCGTGCGCCCCGGCGACGCGATCTTCGGCGAGGAGTTCGGCGGCGAGCTCGGCGACGGCCGCGTCTGGGTTCTCGACCCGATCGACGGCACCGCGAACTTCCTGCGCGGCGTGCCCATCTGGGGCACCCTCATCGCCCTCGTCATCGACGGCGTGCCGCAGGTCGGCGTCGTCAGCTCCCCCGCCCTCGGCCGCCGCTGGTGGGGCGCCACCGGTCACGGCGCCTTCGTGCAGCAGCAGGACGAGGCGCCGCGCCGCATCCAGGTCAGTGACGTCGCGACCCTCGGCGAGGCCAACATCAGCTACAACTCCTTCCAGGGCTGGGATGCCGAGGGCCGCCTCGAGCAGCTCACGGCGCTCAACCGCGCGGTCTGGCGCAGCCGGGCGATCGGCGACATCTGGTCGTACATGCTCGTCGCGGAGGGCGCCGTCGACATGGCCGGCGAGTACGACCTGAAGCCGTGGGACCTCGCGCCGATCGCGCCGATCGTGCGCGAGGCCGGTGGCCGATTCACCTCGCTCGACGGCGGCGACGACCTCGGCGCCGGCAGCGCACTCGCGACGAACGGGCGCGTCCACGACGCGGTGCTCGCCATCACCGCACGCTGA